One Chelonoidis abingdonii isolate Lonesome George chromosome 18, CheloAbing_2.0, whole genome shotgun sequence genomic region harbors:
- the VPS11 gene encoding vacuolar protein sorting-associated protein 11 homolog isoform X1, which translates to MLFKKNLFEMAINLAKSHHLDNDGLSEIFRQYGDHLYNKGNHDGAIQQYIRTIGKLEPSYVIRKFLDAQRIHNLTAYLQTLHLQSLANADHTTLLLNCYTKLKDSSKLEEFIKTSESEVHFDVETAIKVLRQAGYLSHAVYLAEKHAHHEWFLKIQLEDIKNYQEALQYIGKLPFDQAESNMKRYGKILMHHVPTETTELLKILCTDYRPTGDRECSGMLEGKKANSEEFIPVFANNSRELKAFLEHMTEVQSDSPQGVYDTLLELRLQNWAHEQDLQIKEKLHSEAITLLKSGRFRTVFHKALVLCQMHNFKDGVLYLYEQGKLFQQIMHYHMQNEQYRKVIEVCELYGDQETCLWEQALSYFARKEEDCKEYITAVLKHIENKNLMPPLLVVQTLAHNSTATLSVIKDYLVNKLQKQSRQIEQDEQRIQKYREETTRIRQEIEDLKTSPKIFQKTKCSICTSALELPSVHFLCGHSFHQHCFESYSESDSECPTCMPENRKVTDMIRTQEQKRDLHDQFQHQVLKCSNDGFSVVADYFGRGVFNKLTLITDLPPGKSATTIEAGLQRELLIHTKRST; encoded by the exons ATGCTGTTCAAAAAGAACCTGTTTGAAATGGCTATTAACCTGGCCAAGAGTCACCACTTGGACAACGATGGCTTATCAGAGATTTTCAGGCAATATGGAGATCATCTGTACAACAAAGGGAACCATGATGGAGCCATTCAGCAGTATATACG AACCATTGGGAAGCTAGAGCCATCTTACGTGATCCGGAAGTTCTTAGATGCTCAGCGTATACACAATCTGACTGCGTACTTGCAGACACTCCACCTACAGTCCCTTGCCAACGCAGACCACACCACCCTGCTGCTAAACTGCTACACCAAACTCAAAGACAGCTCCAAACTGGAGGAGTTCATCAAG ACCAGTGAGAGTGAGGTCCACTTTGATGTGGAGACAGCAATCAAGGTACTCCGTCAAGCAGGTTACTTATCCCATGCTGTGTACCTGGCAGAGAAGCATGCACACCATGAATGGTTCCTCAAAATCCAGCTGGAGGACATCAAG AATTACCAGGAGGCCTTGCAGTATATTGGCAAGCTGCCCTTTGACCAGGCAGAAAGTAACATGAAGCGGTATGGCAAAATCCTGATGCACCATGTCCCCACTGAGACCACGGAACTGCTGAAGATCCTGTGCACGGACTACCGGCCAACGGGAGACCGTGAATGCTCTGGGATGCTGGAGGGGAAAAAG GCTAATTCTGAGGAGTTCATTCCAGTCTTTGCAAACAACTCCCGGGAGCTGAAGGCTTTTCTGGAGCACATGACAGAGGTGCAGTCTGACTCTCCCCAGGGCGTCTATGACACACTGCTGGAACTTCGACTCCAGAACTGGGCACATGAACAGGATCTGCAG ATCAAAGAGAAGCTGCACAGTGAAGCCATCACCCTGCTGAAGAGTGGAAGGTTTAGAACAGTTTTCCATAAGGCTTTGGTACTGTGTCAGATGCACAACTTCAAGGATGGTGTCCTCTATCTTTACGAACAGGGCAAACT TTTCCAACAGATTATGCATTATCACATGCAAAATGAGCAGTACAGGAAGGTGATTGAGGTGTGCGAGTTATATGGAGACCAAGAGACCTGTCTCTGGGAACAGGCCCTCAGTTATTTTGCCCGGAAAGAAGAGGACTGCAAGGAATACATCACAGCGGTACTGAAGCATATTGAAAACAAGAACCTCATGCCTCCACTGCTCG TTGTGCAGACTCTGGCTCATAACTCCACGGCCACGCTGTCTGTGATTAAGGATTATCTTGTCAACAAGCTGCAGAAGCAGAGCCGCCAGATTGAGCAGGATGAGCAGAGGATTCAGAAATATCGTGAAGAGACCACAAGGATCCGCCAGGAGATTGAAGACCTCAAAACCAG TCCCAAAATCTTCCAGAAAACAAAGTGCAGCATCTGTACAAGTGCCCTGGAGCTGCCTTCAGTCCACTTCCTGTGTGGTCATTCCTTTCACCAGCACTGCTTTGAGAGCTACTCAGAGAGCGATTCAGAATGTCCCACCTGCATGCCAGAGAACCGAAAGGTCACAGATATGATCCGAACCCAAGAACAGAAGAGAGATCTGCATGATCAGTTTCAGCATCAGGTA CTCAAGTGCTCTAATGATGGCTTCTCTGTTGTTGCTGATTACTTTGGTCGTGGGGTTTTCAACAAGCTCACTCTCATCACGGATCTGCCCCCAGGCAAATCAGCCACAACTATTGAGGCTGGCCTGCAGAGGGAACTCCTCATACACACAAAACGCAGCACCTAA
- the VPS11 gene encoding vacuolar protein sorting-associated protein 11 homolog isoform X2, which translates to MLFKKNLFEMAINLAKSHHLDNDGLSEIFRQYGDHLYNKGNHDGAIQQYIRTIGKLEPSYVIRKFLDAQRIHNLTAYLQTLHLQSLANADHTTLLLNCYTKLKDSSKLEEFIKTSESEVHFDVETAIKVLRQAGYLSHAVYLAEKHAHHEWFLKIQLEDIKNYQEALQYIGKLPFDQAESNMKRYGKILMHHVPTETTELLKILCTDYRPTGDRECSGMLEGKKANSEEFIPVFANNSRELKAFLEHMTEVQSDSPQGVYDTLLELRLQNWAHEQDLQIKEKLHSEAITLLKSGRFRTVFHKALVLCQMHNFKDGVLYLYEQGKLFQQIMHYHMQNEQYRKVIEVCELYGDQETCLWEQALSYFARKEEDCKEYITAVLKHIENKNLMPPLLVVQTLAHNSTATLSVIKDYLVNKLQKQSRQIEQDEQRIQKYREETTRIRQEIEDLKTSPKIFQKTKCSICTSALELPSVHFLCGHSFHQHCFESYSESDSECPTCMPENRKVTDMIRTQEQKRDLHDQFQHQLKCSNDGFSVVADYFGRGVFNKLTLITDLPPGKSATTIEAGLQRELLIHTKRST; encoded by the exons ATGCTGTTCAAAAAGAACCTGTTTGAAATGGCTATTAACCTGGCCAAGAGTCACCACTTGGACAACGATGGCTTATCAGAGATTTTCAGGCAATATGGAGATCATCTGTACAACAAAGGGAACCATGATGGAGCCATTCAGCAGTATATACG AACCATTGGGAAGCTAGAGCCATCTTACGTGATCCGGAAGTTCTTAGATGCTCAGCGTATACACAATCTGACTGCGTACTTGCAGACACTCCACCTACAGTCCCTTGCCAACGCAGACCACACCACCCTGCTGCTAAACTGCTACACCAAACTCAAAGACAGCTCCAAACTGGAGGAGTTCATCAAG ACCAGTGAGAGTGAGGTCCACTTTGATGTGGAGACAGCAATCAAGGTACTCCGTCAAGCAGGTTACTTATCCCATGCTGTGTACCTGGCAGAGAAGCATGCACACCATGAATGGTTCCTCAAAATCCAGCTGGAGGACATCAAG AATTACCAGGAGGCCTTGCAGTATATTGGCAAGCTGCCCTTTGACCAGGCAGAAAGTAACATGAAGCGGTATGGCAAAATCCTGATGCACCATGTCCCCACTGAGACCACGGAACTGCTGAAGATCCTGTGCACGGACTACCGGCCAACGGGAGACCGTGAATGCTCTGGGATGCTGGAGGGGAAAAAG GCTAATTCTGAGGAGTTCATTCCAGTCTTTGCAAACAACTCCCGGGAGCTGAAGGCTTTTCTGGAGCACATGACAGAGGTGCAGTCTGACTCTCCCCAGGGCGTCTATGACACACTGCTGGAACTTCGACTCCAGAACTGGGCACATGAACAGGATCTGCAG ATCAAAGAGAAGCTGCACAGTGAAGCCATCACCCTGCTGAAGAGTGGAAGGTTTAGAACAGTTTTCCATAAGGCTTTGGTACTGTGTCAGATGCACAACTTCAAGGATGGTGTCCTCTATCTTTACGAACAGGGCAAACT TTTCCAACAGATTATGCATTATCACATGCAAAATGAGCAGTACAGGAAGGTGATTGAGGTGTGCGAGTTATATGGAGACCAAGAGACCTGTCTCTGGGAACAGGCCCTCAGTTATTTTGCCCGGAAAGAAGAGGACTGCAAGGAATACATCACAGCGGTACTGAAGCATATTGAAAACAAGAACCTCATGCCTCCACTGCTCG TTGTGCAGACTCTGGCTCATAACTCCACGGCCACGCTGTCTGTGATTAAGGATTATCTTGTCAACAAGCTGCAGAAGCAGAGCCGCCAGATTGAGCAGGATGAGCAGAGGATTCAGAAATATCGTGAAGAGACCACAAGGATCCGCCAGGAGATTGAAGACCTCAAAACCAG TCCCAAAATCTTCCAGAAAACAAAGTGCAGCATCTGTACAAGTGCCCTGGAGCTGCCTTCAGTCCACTTCCTGTGTGGTCATTCCTTTCACCAGCACTGCTTTGAGAGCTACTCAGAGAGCGATTCAGAATGTCCCACCTGCATGCCAGAGAACCGAAAGGTCACAGATATGATCCGAACCCAAGAACAGAAGAGAGATCTGCATGATCAGTTTCAGCATCAG CTCAAGTGCTCTAATGATGGCTTCTCTGTTGTTGCTGATTACTTTGGTCGTGGGGTTTTCAACAAGCTCACTCTCATCACGGATCTGCCCCCAGGCAAATCAGCCACAACTATTGAGGCTGGCCTGCAGAGGGAACTCCTCATACACACAAAACGCAGCACCTAA